GGCGAGGCCGCCGAGGAACTCCACGCCCGGTGCGCGGTCCGGGTGGTGGCCCCGATCCCTGCGGCCTGCCGCGCGATCCGCCACCACCTGTCCCGCTGACTCCCCTCACCGCTCCACCGCGATTCGCCACCACCTGTCCCGCTGACTCCCCTCACCGCTCCACCGCGATTCGCCACCACCTGTCCCGCTGACTCCCCCTCACCGCTCCACCGCGATCCGCCGCCGGCACTCCGGGGCCAGCGCCGGGTAGGCGGCGGCGATCGCCTCGTACAGCCGCCGGCGCAGCAACCGCTCGGCGTCCCCGCGGCCGGTCTCCCCGTACAGCCCGTCGAGGAGCGTCTCGTACCGCGAGAGAGCGGCCCGCAAATAGCTCACCTGCCACCGCTCCAGTCCGCCCTGCGGCCCGCCCCCGGGGCCCCGCGCGCCCAGCAGCTGCCGGTGGCGGACCGCCCGGCGCTCCAGCTCGGGTCCGGGGAGCAGCGGCACCTTGATCGGCTCGGCGCGGATCGCGGTGAGCACGGCGGCCCTCCGCCGCTCCGCGTACAGCCCGGCGGCCGCCGACCGGGCCTTCGGGAGCAGGGAGGCGGCGGTGAACTCGGCCGTGCGCTCCACGGTCTCGATCCGGGCCAGGAGGTAGAGCCGCACGGGCGCGAGGGACCAGCGGCGCGGATCGCGGCCCTGCACGTCGGGTGAGCCGAGCAGGTCCCGCACCATCGAGTCGGTCCAGCCGCGTCGGCGCACGCCGGCGAGCGTCACATAGGTCGTACGGTCCGTCATGATTCCCCCAAGAATCGACTACTCAGCGTGACGATTCCAGTGAAGCGGACGCCACTGACAACGCCCCCTTGTCGAGGTCGCCGCCGCTGTGCGATATAGGTCTGGACCTTTTCGACGGACGGAGGGCCTCCCGTGCAACGCCCGCTCCCCACACGCCTGTTGACCGCAGCCCCAGTGCTCCTCCTGCTCGTCCTCTCCGCCTGCTCGGGCGCCGCCGAACCGCCCCCGAAGGACACCCGCGCCCCGACCGTCCCCACCGGCGTCACCGCCACCGCGGGCAGCGCCACCACCGTCCACGTCATGTGGAGCGCGGCAACCGACGACCGAGCCGTCACCGGCTACGCGGTCTACCGCGAGGGCCGCAAGGTCAAGGACCTCCCCGCCACCACCCTGATGACCGACGTCGTCGGACTCACGCCCGCCACCCGCCACACCTTCACCGTCCGCGCCCGCGACGCCGCCGGAAACGCGTCGCCCCCGAGCCCCGCCGTCACCGCGACCACCCTGCCCGCGAACGCCGAGGACCGCACGCCCCCCACCGCCCCGGGCGCGCTGCGCGCCACCGCCGACGGCAGTCGCGCCGCCACCCTCCGCTGGACCCCCGCCCGCGACGACACCCGCGTCACCGCGTACGACGTCTACCAGGCCGACACCCGCGTCCACACCGCCCCCGGCACCGCCACCACGGCCCGCGTCACCGGCCTGCGCCCCGGCACCGCCTACGCGTTCACGGTCCGCGCCCGCGACGCCGCGGAGAACTCCTCCCCGGACAGCCCCCGCGTCGAACTCACCACCGCATCCGCCCCCGGCGCACCCCCGAACACCGCACCCGGAGACCTCACCACGACGGCCGGCAAGGGCGAGATCACCCTCACCTGGACCCCGCCGGACACGGGAGCCCCGGTCACCCACCACGAACTCCACCTGAACGGCCGTTTCACCACCACCATCGTCTGGGGCACCACCCCACCCCCCGGACGCGCCACCTACACCTTCCCGGTCCAGGACCCCCCGGGCACCCGCTACACCGTCACCCTCCGCGCCCAACTCCCCGACGGCACCTGGGGCGACTTCTCGGCGCCCCGCGTGGTGGTGGTGCGCTGACCGGAACGTCCTCGTATGCACGTAATCGTCTTCCCGGAATTACCCTGGGAAGCGTGGCCGAGACCGTTCTCACCAACACCGGGCTCGACAGCTTCCTCGACGGAACGCCCGAGCGCCGCGACCCCGTCTTCACGCGCGCCGCCGAAGCGGTGCTGGGACTGCTCGCCCTGCGCGGGGCGGACCGGGGGAGCGGGCTCCCCGAGCCGACGCCCGGGCTCGTGCGGCACCTCCTCGTGGAGGACCTGCCGACGTTCGTGTACGCCGCGCCCGGGGAGCTCGGCGTGTATCCGGCCGTCCTCGGGGCGCTCGCCGCGCGGTTCGACGGCGGGCGGGGCGAGCAGGTCGTCGCCGTCGTCGCGGAGGCCGCGCCCGACTTCGAGCGCGCCATGAACGACCCCGGCAACCTCACCTGGCACCGCTGGTACGCCTCCCTCCTGCGGACCTGCGGCACCGATCTCGCCGACCCCGAGGACGTACGCCGCCGGCTCGCCGCCCTCGACGGCGCGCCGCTCCCCGACGGGGTGCGCCGGGCCGACCTCATGGGCCGGACGGCCCTCGCCGACGTCCTGCTCGCCGAGGCCCTCACCCGTGCGTACGTACGCGACGCCGAGGCCGCACCGGCCGCCGGCCCCCTGCTCACCGACCACGCCGTCGCGACCGGCATCGGGCAGGTGGCCGCCGCGCTCCTGGACCGGTGGACCGCCGCCGGGCTCGCCGAACAGCTCGCCGGGCCGTACGCGCGCTTCGCCCCCGGCCCCGACGCCTTCCCCCACCTCGTCCTCGCCGACGCCCTCCTCGACGAGCACCTCGACTACTACGGCGACCCCGCCGCCCCCGTACCCCCGCCGCCGGCCGTCGAGAACCCGACCGTGCCCGGGGCCGTCGAGGAGGACGCCGACGCGCTCGCCGCCGCCGTCGAGAGCCTCGCCGAGGGCGCGTTCGGGCCCTACGGAGGCGAGGCGCCACACCTGCTGTACGTGATCTACCAGCGCGGCTGCTCCGCCGAGTCCGTCGCCCGCAAGGCCGCCGAGTACGAGGACTGGACCGTCGACCCCGCCGTCGAGGACCTGCCCGTCCCCGTCCCGGCCGAGGCGCCCGACGCGTACACGACGCCACCCCTGGCGGAGCTCGTACGACTCCTCGGGGCGCCGGAGCTGACCGAGGCCGACCGGGAACGGCTCGCCCGACCCGCCCGCGACCTCGCCGCGGTCGTCGACCGGCTCGCCGCCACCGGCCTGCTCCACCGCACCGGCGACGCCTTCGGGCTCACCCCGCGCGGCGCGGGCGTCCTGCGCTATCTGCTCCGAGTGCGCGGGATCGCCGCACCGGACTCCCGTGAGACCGCGGCCTGGGCCGCGCCGACCCTGGTCGCAGCCGCCACCGGCTGGTCCGCGTCGTCCGCCGCACGGGTGCTCGGCGACTGGCTCCGCGCGCGCGGGGACGGCGCCGACGCCTGGTCCCAGCTGCTCGCCGCCCTCGGCACCACTCACACGGGCACCACCGACGCGGCCGACGCGCGGGGCCTCCTCGCCGTCCTGGACACCGGCACCGCCCCCGCCGAGGCCCTCCGGGGCGCCCTGCGCGACCCGGCGGTCGGCGAGTACGTCCACGAGGTCCTGCGTGCGAGGGGCGAGCGGGCGGACCACCTCCAGGTCCCCACCTCGGCACGGGCCCTGTACGTCCTTGACGCACTGCCCGGCAAGAAGGGGCCCCTGGAGTCCCGCCGCGCCGCCTTCGACGCGGCGGCGGCCGCCTGGCCCGGCGGCTCCGCCGCCCTGGTCCGGGCGATGGCCGAGGCGGACCGCCACGAGACGGCCCGGGTCCTCGGCCCCCTCGGCATCACCGTGCCGTAGGCCGCGGGGTCACCCCGCCGTCAGGTACATCCCCGAGGCACCCGAACCCGCCGTGTTCTTGCAGCTGTGGTTCCCGGTCGGCCTGGCGTGGACGAGGCCCAGGCACCGGCCCATGGCCTGCTGACCGTACGCGTTCGGGTGCATCGACTCCTGGACGAGCCCCTGCGTGCTCTGGCTGTCGATCCAGCGCGCCCACTCGCTCGTGGTCGCCGACGCCGGCACGGTCGACGTGACCTGCTTGCTCGCCTTCGCGCAGACCTCACGCCCCTGGAGCGCGTCCCGCAGGTCCATGAACTGCACGCCCTTGGCCACGGCGACCCCCTTCAGCCGGTTCGCGAGCTGCGGGACCAGGGAGTCCCGCGCCCAGTCGGAGTCCGCGTTCCAGAAGGGGCAGCCGCCGGTGTTGGTACGGGACCAGCCGCTCTCGCCGTACCGGTTGTCGGCGGCGCGCGGGATGGGGGAGGGGTACGACTGGAGCACGATCCGGTAGTCCGACGAGGAGTACCCCGCGCCCGTCATGACCGCCCGGATCTCGTCGACCGACCGGCCGACGTCCGCCATCACGCCGTCGATCTTCGCGTCGACCTCGGCCTGCTGGTCGTCGTGGCAGTACGAGTACCAGACGATGTAGTCCTTCGCGCAGGTGGCGATGATGTCGGCGAAGCCCAGGTCGTTGCCGCCGATGGAGAGCGCGATGAGCTCCACGTCGTGCGAGGCGGCCACGGCCGCGAGCTGGTCGGCCTGCGGGGCCTCGCCCTTGTAGGCCTGGCCGCCCTGGGAGGCCCGGAAGACGTTGTCCGTGGTCGCCCCGGAGCAGGCGAGGTTGATCAGGGAGGAGGCGATCGCGCCGGCGCTCTTCACCTCGGCGGTGTCCGAGCGGTGACAGCCGCCCGCGGTGGTTCCGTACACCCGGGACGGGTCGTAGGCGCTACCCGTCCAGGCCCGGTCGGTGCCGTTGCGGCTGCCGGAGTTGGTCAGGCTGTTGCCCTGCCAGCGTCCGGCCTCGCCGGAGATGTAGCTGTCGCCCATGGTGACGACGGCGGTGGGGCCGGTGCCGGAGGAGGCTGAGGCGGTGGGAGCCCCGAAGGAGGCGAGCCCGGCGGCGGTACACAGAGCCAGGATTCCGCGCAGGGCGCGGTGGGGGGTCGAAGGCATGGCTGTGCTCCTGCGGTGTGAGGTACGCAGATGTGGGGGACAGCCGCCGGCCGGTGGCATGGCGGAATCTCGCACGGCGTGGCTTGTTACCGCTAGGTAGCTGCATATCTCGGTTCCGTCACGTCACCTGTGAGGAGCCAGGGAATGCGACAGGGCTCTGCCCCTGGTGTCCGTGCGGACACCAGGGGCAGAGCCCTGTGCGGAACGCTGTTCGGTTCGCTGTTCGGCCGCTGTGCGGTCAGCCGACCAGCTGTTCGTAGGCGGGGAGCGTCAGGAAGTCCGCGTAGTCCGCGTCGAGGGAGACGTGCAGGAGCAGGTCGTGCGCCTGCTGCCACTTGCCGGCCGCGAAGGCCTCCTCGCCGATCTCCGCGCGGATCGCGGCGAGCTCCTCGGCGGCGACCTCGCGGGCCAGCTCCGGAGTCGCCGACTTCCCGTTCTCGAAGACGACGCCCGCGTTGATCCACTGCCAGATCTGCGAGCGGGAGATCTCGGCGGTGGCCGCGTCCTCCATCAGGTTGAAGATGGCGACGGCGCCGAGGCCGCGCAGCCACGCCTCGATGTAGCGGATGCCGACCTGGACGGCGCTGACCAGGCCGTCGTACGTGGGCCGCGCGTCGAGCGAGTCGATCGCGATCAGGTCGCCGGGCGCGACGGAGACGTCCTCGCGGAGGCGGTCCTTCTGGTTCGGCTTGTCGCCGAGGACGGCGTCGAAGGAGGCCATCGCGATCGGGACCAGGTCCGGGTGCGCGACCCAGGAGCCGTCGAAGCCGTCGCCGGCCTCGCGGTCCTTGTCGGCCTTGACCTTCTCGAACGCGACCTTGTTGACCTCGGCGTCCTTGCGGGACGGGATGAACGCCGCCATGCCGCCGATCGCGTGCGCACCGCGCTTGTGGCAGGTGCGGACGAGGAGTTCGGTGTACGCGCGCATGAACGGGGCTGTCATCGTGACCGCGTTGCGGTCCGGGAGGACGAACTTGGCGCCGCCGTCACGGAAGTTCTTGACGATCGAGAAGAGGTAGTCCCAGCGGCCGGCGTTCAGGCCGGCGGCGTGGTCGCGGAGCTCGTAGAGGATCTCCTCCATCTCGTACGCGGCCGTGATGGTCTCGATGAGGACCGTGGCGCGGACGGTGCCCTGCGGGATGCCGACGTACTCCTGTGCGAAGACGAAGATGTCGTTCCAGAGGCGGGCCTCCAGGTGCGACTCCGTCTTCGGGAGGTAGAAGTACGGGCCCTTGCCGAGGTCGATCAGACGCTGGGCGTTGTGGAAGAAGTAGAGGCCGAAGTCGACGAGCGCGCCGGGGACCGGGCGGCCGTCGAAGGTGAGGTGACGCTCCTCCAGGTGCCAGCCGCGCGGGCGCATGACGACCGTCGCGAGCTCGTCGGCGGGCTTGAGGGCGTACGACTTGCCGGAGCGCGGGTCCGTGAAGTCGATGTTCCGGGTGTACGCGTCGATCAGGTTGACCTGACCCAGGACCACGTTCTCCCAGGTCGGCGCCGAGGCGTCCTCGAAGTCGGCGAGCCAGACGCGGGCGCCGGAGTTGAGCGCGTTGATCGTCATCTTGCGGTCGGTCGGGCCGGTGATCTCGACACGGCGGTCGTTCAGGGCCGCCGGGGCCGGTGCGACCTTCCAGGAGTCGTCGGCGCGGATCGCCGCGGTCTCCGGGAGGAAGTCCAGAGTGGACGTACGGGCGATCTCGGCGCGACGCTCCGCCCGGCGGGCGAGGAGCTCGTCCCGGCGCGGGGTGAACCGCCGGTGCAGTTCGGCGACGAAGGCCAGGGCGGCCTCGGTGAGCACCTCCTCCTGGCGGGGGAGGGGTTCGGCATCGACGACGGCCAGGGGGGACGGCGCTGGTGCGGACATGAACTGTCACTTCCTTCAGCGGACTTCACGGGCGGTGCCAGGCGGCCGCCGGGCGTCGCGGGACGGCACGGAGTGCCGCAGGCGCCGAGATACGGCCGCGAGCGCCCTCTGAACTGACAGGCGCTTCTGAACAGTGGATACTAGTTTCCTCATGGTGGAAGTTCAATGGTTTGTTGATGTCGAGATTCTCCGGATCGACAGAACATGGCTCGGGGTGCCACGGCCCGTGCCGCACCGCTCACTCCCGGTCGCTCACTCCAGGTGGGCCAGATCCGCCTCCGTGTCGATGTCATAGGGCTCGGCCACATCCGAACAGTCCACCGGCGTGATCGCATCCCGGTGCGCCGCCAGATAGTCCCGCGCGCCCCGGTCGCCGACCGCGCCCTCGGCGATCCCCGCCCAGTGGCCGGCGCCGAACAGCACCGGATGGCCCCTCTCCCCGTCGTACGAGGCCGCCGCCAGCGAGTCCCGCGAGCGGCACGCCGCGCGGACCCGGGCCACCGCCGCCGGTCCGATCCCCGGCTGATCCACCAGGAACACCAGCGCCGCGTCCACCCCGCGCGGATCCGCGGCCAGTGAGGCGAGCCCGACCCGCAGCGAGGAACCCATCCCCTCGCCCCACTCCGGGTTCTCCACGACCACGCACCCGGCCAGCTCGGCCCGCTCCCGTACGACATCGCCCGCCGCGCCGAGCACGACGTGCACCACCCCGCACCCGCCCTCGCGCAGGACGCGCACCGCGTTCTCGACGAGAGGCCGCCCCCGGTGGGGCAGGAGCGCCTTGGGCCGTCCGCCCAGTCGCCGCCCGCCCCCGGCGGCGAGAAGCAGTCCGGCCACGAGCGGGGTTCGATCCTCGGTATCAGTCATGAAGCCTGCATACCTCATGACGCGGAATCACACGCTCGCCTGAATTCCCCCCATGGAGGGTGGCGCGGCGGGGTGGCGAAGGAGTTAACTGGCCCGCGGCTCCCGGCGCCCGACCGCCGCCCGCTGGGTCGGCTCGGAGTGTGTCCGGCATGTTCGGGGTGTTCTGCGCACAGTGTCGTGCGAGGGGGAGAACCATGTTGCGAAGCGTGGGGCAGAGGCGAGTGAGCGGCGAGGGTGTGGACCCCAGGGTGGCCGAACTGCGGTCCGCCGTGTCCCGGCTCAGGCGCGAACTGGCAGGCCATCGGGTCGAGTTCGCCGATCG
Above is a genomic segment from Streptomyces sp. NBC_00094 containing:
- a CDS encoding fibronectin type III domain-containing protein, with translation MTAAPVLLLLVLSACSGAAEPPPKDTRAPTVPTGVTATAGSATTVHVMWSAATDDRAVTGYAVYREGRKVKDLPATTLMTDVVGLTPATRHTFTVRARDAAGNASPPSPAVTATTLPANAEDRTPPTAPGALRATADGSRAATLRWTPARDDTRVTAYDVYQADTRVHTAPGTATTARVTGLRPGTAYAFTVRARDAAENSSPDSPRVELTTASAPGAPPNTAPGDLTTTAGKGEITLTWTPPDTGAPVTHHELHLNGRFTTTIVWGTTPPPGRATYTFPVQDPPGTRYTVTLRAQLPDGTWGDFSAPRVVVVR
- a CDS encoding GDSL-type esterase/lipase family protein, which translates into the protein MPSTPHRALRGILALCTAAGLASFGAPTASASSGTGPTAVVTMGDSYISGEAGRWQGNSLTNSGSRNGTDRAWTGSAYDPSRVYGTTAGGCHRSDTAEVKSAGAIASSLINLACSGATTDNVFRASQGGQAYKGEAPQADQLAAVAASHDVELIALSIGGNDLGFADIIATCAKDYIVWYSYCHDDQQAEVDAKIDGVMADVGRSVDEIRAVMTGAGYSSSDYRIVLQSYPSPIPRAADNRYGESGWSRTNTGGCPFWNADSDWARDSLVPQLANRLKGVAVAKGVQFMDLRDALQGREVCAKASKQVTSTVPASATTSEWARWIDSQSTQGLVQESMHPNAYGQQAMGRCLGLVHARPTGNHSCKNTAGSGASGMYLTAG
- the aceB gene encoding malate synthase A; its protein translation is MSAPAPSPLAVVDAEPLPRQEEVLTEAALAFVAELHRRFTPRRDELLARRAERRAEIARTSTLDFLPETAAIRADDSWKVAPAPAALNDRRVEITGPTDRKMTINALNSGARVWLADFEDASAPTWENVVLGQVNLIDAYTRNIDFTDPRSGKSYALKPADELATVVMRPRGWHLEERHLTFDGRPVPGALVDFGLYFFHNAQRLIDLGKGPYFYLPKTESHLEARLWNDIFVFAQEYVGIPQGTVRATVLIETITAAYEMEEILYELRDHAAGLNAGRWDYLFSIVKNFRDGGAKFVLPDRNAVTMTAPFMRAYTELLVRTCHKRGAHAIGGMAAFIPSRKDAEVNKVAFEKVKADKDREAGDGFDGSWVAHPDLVPIAMASFDAVLGDKPNQKDRLREDVSVAPGDLIAIDSLDARPTYDGLVSAVQVGIRYIEAWLRGLGAVAIFNLMEDAATAEISRSQIWQWINAGVVFENGKSATPELAREVAAEELAAIRAEIGEEAFAAGKWQQAHDLLLHVSLDADYADFLTLPAYEQLVG
- a CDS encoding NTP transferase domain-containing protein, which produces MTDTEDRTPLVAGLLLAAGGGRRLGGRPKALLPHRGRPLVENAVRVLREGGCGVVHVVLGAAGDVVRERAELAGCVVVENPEWGEGMGSSLRVGLASLAADPRGVDAALVFLVDQPGIGPAAVARVRAACRSRDSLAAASYDGERGHPVLFGAGHWAGIAEGAVGDRGARDYLAAHRDAITPVDCSDVAEPYDIDTEADLAHLE